A stretch of the Lactuca sativa cultivar Salinas chromosome 9, Lsat_Salinas_v11, whole genome shotgun sequence genome encodes the following:
- the LOC111918263 gene encoding septum-promoting GTP-binding protein 1 has product MTHLSKKLLRLKLKRSIVWRVSILRRCVGSIRDQVLACWIDKPIRYRQIVESGPSATVCHRFPSGEIDSSCGEMTTVSNVCDHDNDASDLVALKISLLGDNHIGKTSFLAKYVGKEKKPEDFPATEVKKMDKILSVRGARISYSIWEVGGDAFSADNGGSTAAIRAACKDSVAMLFMFDLTSRCTLNSVVNWYQEARKHNQTAIPVMVGSKFDDFIQLPIEMQWTISSEARAYAKAINATLFFSSASYNINVNKIFKYVTAKLFNLSWNLERNLKVGEPIIDF; this is encoded by the exons ATGACTCATTTATCCAAGAAGTTATTGCGTTTGAAGCTCAAAAGATCAATTGTCTGGCGCGTTTCTATTCTCCGGCGTTGTGTTGGATCTATTCGTGACCAAGTTCTTGCTTGTTGGATCGATAAACCCATTCGCTACCGTCAAATAGTGGAATCCGGCCCCTCCGCCACCGTCTGCCACCGCTTTCCTTCCGGTGAAATCGATTCATCTTGCGGTGAAATGACTACCGTCTCCAACGTCTGTGATCATGACAATGACGCTTCTGATTTGGTTGCTTTAAAGATTAGCCTGTTGGGAGATAATCATATCGGCAAAACAAGCTTCTTG GCAAAGTACGTAGGGAAAGAGAAAAAACCAGAAGATTTTCCGGCGACTGAAGTTAAGAAGATGGATAAAATTCTATCCGTTAGAGGAGCAAGAATTTCTTACAGTATCTGGGAAGTTGGTGGCGATGCATTTTCTGCAG ATAATGGTGGTTCCACGGCGGCGATTCGTGCCGCCTGTAAAGACTCGGTAGCTATGCTGTTCATGTTTGATCTTACCAGCCGGTGTACATTGAACAG TGTAGTTAATTGGTATCAAGAAGCAAGAAAACATAATCAG ACGGCGATTCCGGTGATGGTCGGTAGCAAGTTTGATGATTTCATTCAACTTCCAATTGAAATGCAATGGACGATATCCAGCGAG GCGAGAGCATATGCAAAGGCCATAAACGCTACCTTGTTTTTCTCAAGTGCATCTTACAACATAAATGTGAATAAAATCTTCAAATACGTGACAGCAAAACTTTTCAACTTGTCATGGAATTTGGAACGTAATCTTAAAGTTGGGGAACCAATTATTGATTTTTAA